One Fibrobacterota bacterium genomic region harbors:
- a CDS encoding EAL domain-containing protein — MPQRREAGGRGGPAPWQTWPRTIAPARLIAPVPAQDWTPQSADSAWDSVLSEGSLDIHFQPIISLKKKAIIGVEGLARPREIGSGRPILPLDLFAWASRRGETVALDRLCRRKALTAFAPMAGAPQSPLLFLNFESSVLDQGVLGSGVLRRAVSECGLVPGQIVIEINESKVADVEALVRFVQTHREQGFLIALDDLGAGFSNLDRIGLLKPEILKLDRSLIVGIETDFHKQELFKSLVGLGRRVGSLVLAEGVETEEEVSVCVDLGADMVQGFFFGRPSAPDRLSLELVDSHLFAAADKQRKRAEERMGRNRAEKQARTDLMAGMLSETASSRFACFEETLARLALRSPRIECLYVLSCDGLQVTPTVFAPAMAAKPRSRLFLPATEGADHSSKEYFYGLAESGDFPHATEPYLSLASGMLCRTLSCRFQDADGHPFILCLDVGLG, encoded by the coding sequence ATGCCGCAAAGAAGAGAGGCCGGCGGACGCGGCGGCCCGGCGCCTTGGCAAACCTGGCCCCGCACCATCGCCCCGGCGCGTTTGATCGCGCCCGTACCCGCGCAAGATTGGACTCCGCAAAGCGCGGATTCGGCATGGGATTCCGTGCTAAGCGAAGGTTCCCTCGACATCCATTTCCAGCCCATCATCTCGCTCAAGAAAAAGGCCATCATCGGCGTGGAGGGTCTCGCGCGGCCGAGGGAAATCGGATCGGGACGGCCCATCCTCCCTCTCGATCTTTTCGCCTGGGCTTCCCGCCGCGGGGAAACCGTCGCGCTGGATCGGTTGTGCCGTCGCAAGGCCCTGACGGCCTTTGCCCCCATGGCCGGCGCCCCGCAGTCGCCGCTCCTCTTCCTCAACTTCGAATCGTCGGTGCTGGATCAGGGGGTACTGGGATCGGGCGTGCTGAGGCGCGCGGTAAGCGAATGCGGCCTCGTCCCCGGCCAAATCGTGATCGAGATCAACGAGTCCAAGGTCGCGGACGTGGAAGCGCTGGTGCGCTTCGTGCAAACCCACCGCGAGCAGGGATTCCTGATCGCCCTGGACGATTTGGGCGCGGGCTTCTCCAATCTCGATCGCATCGGCCTGTTGAAGCCGGAGATCCTGAAACTGGATCGGTCCCTGATCGTAGGCATCGAAACCGACTTCCACAAACAGGAACTCTTCAAATCCCTGGTCGGCCTTGGCCGGCGGGTCGGATCGCTGGTCCTCGCCGAAGGCGTGGAGACGGAAGAGGAAGTCTCCGTTTGCGTGGATCTGGGAGCGGATATGGTGCAGGGCTTTTTCTTCGGCCGGCCCTCCGCCCCCGATCGACTCTCGCTCGAGCTGGTGGATTCGCATCTCTTCGCGGCGGCGGATAAGCAACGTAAGCGAGCCGAGGAGCGTATGGGCCGCAACCGCGCGGAGAAGCAGGCCCGGACGGATTTGATGGCGGGAATGCTCTCGGAAACCGCCTCGTCCCGCTTCGCCTGCTTCGAGGAAACCTTGGCCCGGCTTGCCTTGCGTTCGCCCCGCATCGAATGCCTATACGTTTTGAGCTGCGACGGATTGCAGGTAACGCCCACGGTGTTCGCCCCGGCCATGGCGGCCAAGCCCCGTTCGCGCCTGTTCCTGCCGGCGACCGAGGGCGCGGATCATTCTTCCAAGGAATACTTCTACGGCTTGGCCGAAAGCGGGGATTTCCCCCATGCCACCGAGCCTTATCTGTCCCTGGCGTCGGGAATGCTTTGCCGCACCCTTTCCTGCCGCTTCCAGGATGCCGACGGGCATCCTTTCATCTTATGCCTGGACGTGGGCCTGGGATGA
- a CDS encoding glutamate synthase subunit beta has protein sequence MGKITGFKEYERKTPKYLAVDDRTKNYQEFVVPLSKEEVEQQGARCMDCGVPFCHTGCPLGNIIPDFNDQVYNAKWEPALRTLLSTNNFPEFTGRICPAPCESACVLGINKPPVSIKNIEVSIIDYAFSQGWIVPEPPAVRTEKKVAVIGSGPAGLAAADQLNKAGHWVTVYERADRIGGLLRYGIPDFKLGKNHVQRRVDLMEKEGVKFVTKTEVGVNLPLAELKQNFDAIVLAIGSTAPRDLPITGRDAKGVYPAMHFLTQNNKRVAGDKIPKEIELLATGKNVVVIGGGDTGSDCVGTSIRHGAASVTQIELLPKPPPGRTLDTAWPNHPGPRMLSTSSSQAEGCQRDWAVQSKEFVKDADGNLKAIKAVRLDWSSGKPVEIPGSEFEMKAELVLLAMGFLFPETKNFVDQLGVEKDERGNVKANAKYATNVEGVYAAGDARRGQSLVVWAISEGRECARHVDEFLSGQSSMLASKNRSLTEVSA, from the coding sequence ATGGGAAAGATTACCGGATTCAAGGAATACGAACGCAAGACCCCGAAGTACCTGGCGGTCGACGATCGCACCAAGAACTACCAGGAGTTCGTGGTGCCCCTTTCGAAAGAGGAAGTGGAGCAACAGGGCGCCCGCTGTATGGATTGCGGCGTGCCGTTCTGCCATACCGGATGCCCCCTGGGCAACATCATCCCGGACTTCAATGATCAGGTCTACAACGCCAAGTGGGAACCCGCGTTGCGGACCTTGCTTTCCACCAACAATTTCCCCGAGTTCACCGGCCGGATTTGCCCGGCCCCTTGCGAGTCGGCCTGCGTGCTGGGCATCAACAAGCCCCCGGTGAGCATCAAGAACATCGAAGTCTCCATCATCGATTACGCCTTCTCCCAAGGCTGGATCGTCCCGGAACCGCCGGCCGTCCGCACCGAGAAGAAGGTGGCGGTGATCGGTTCGGGCCCCGCGGGCCTGGCCGCCGCCGATCAATTGAACAAGGCCGGGCATTGGGTGACCGTATACGAGCGCGCCGATCGCATCGGGGGTCTGCTCCGCTACGGCATCCCGGACTTCAAGTTGGGTAAGAACCACGTGCAGCGCCGTGTGGACCTGATGGAGAAGGAAGGGGTCAAGTTCGTGACCAAGACCGAAGTGGGAGTGAACCTGCCCCTGGCCGAGCTGAAGCAGAACTTCGACGCCATCGTGCTGGCGATAGGTTCTACCGCGCCGCGCGACTTGCCGATTACGGGCCGCGACGCCAAGGGCGTCTATCCCGCCATGCACTTCCTGACCCAGAACAATAAGCGCGTCGCCGGCGATAAGATCCCGAAAGAGATCGAACTGCTGGCCACCGGCAAGAACGTGGTCGTCATCGGCGGCGGCGATACCGGTTCGGATTGCGTGGGCACTTCCATCCGGCATGGGGCCGCTTCCGTGACCCAGATCGAGCTTTTGCCCAAGCCCCCGCCCGGCCGCACCCTGGATACGGCCTGGCCCAACCACCCTGGCCCCCGCATGCTGTCGACTTCCTCTTCGCAGGCCGAAGGATGCCAGCGCGATTGGGCCGTGCAGTCCAAGGAATTCGTGAAGGATGCCGACGGCAATCTCAAGGCCATCAAGGCCGTGCGTCTCGATTGGTCGTCGGGCAAGCCGGTGGAGATCCCGGGTTCGGAATTCGAGATGAAGGCCGAACTGGTTCTCCTCGCCATGGGCTTCCTTTTCCCGGAGACGAAAAACTTCGTGGATCAACTCGGAGTGGAGAAGGATGAGCGCGGCAACGTGAAAGCCAACGCCAAGTACGCGACCAACGTGGAAGGGGTGTACGCCGCCGGCGACGCCCGCCGCGGCCAGTCCCTGGTGGTGTGGGCCATTTCCGAGGGCCGCGAATGCGCCCGCCACGTGGACGAGTTCCTGAGCGGACAGTCTTCCATGCTGGCGTCCAAGAATCGTTCGCTTACCGAAGTAAGCGCCTGA